The genome window GCAAACGCCGGTATTAACCAGCGTTAAAAAAGCCGAGCAGTACCTGCTGGAAAACGAAACCACGAAAAATTATCTCAGCATTGATGGCCTGGCTGACTTTGCCCGCTGCACCCAGACACTGCTGTTTGGACAGGAGAGCGCCATTGTTAGCGCAAAACGCGCCCGCACGGCCCAGACGCCAGGCGGAACCGGTGCCCTGCGCGTAGCCGCCGATTTTTTAGCGACGCAAACCAGCGCAAAACGCGTCTGGATCAGCAACCCCAGCTGGCCAAACCATAAAAACGTCTTCAGCGCTGCCGGTCTCGAAGTATGCGAATATGATTATTATGATGCAGAGAACCATCAGCTCGATTTTGACGCGATGCTGGCCAGCCTGCGTGGTGCTAAAGCAGGAGACGTAGTGCTGTTTCACGGCTGCTGTCACAACCCAACGGGTATTGATCCTACCGCAGAACAGTGGGCCCAGCTGGCGCAGCTGTCAAAGGCGAGTGGCTGGCTGCCGCTGTTTGATTTTGCCTATCAGGGCTTTGCGCGTGGCCTGGAAGAAGATGCCGAAGGCCTGAGAATTTTTGCTGCCTGCCATGAAGAACTCATCGTCGCCAGTTCATACTCCAAAAACTTTGGTCTTTATAATGAGCGCGTGGGTGCCTTTACACTGGTCGCGGCAGATGCCAGCGTAGCCGATACCGCGTTCAGCCAGGTTAAATATACTATCCGCGCAAACTATTCTAATCCTCCGGCGCATGGTGCCGCCGTTGTTGCCACCATTCTTGGTAATGATGCGCTGCGTGCGATTTGGGAGCAGGAGTTAACGGATATGCGTCAGCGCATTCATCGCATGCGTCAGCTGTTTGTGAATACGCTCCAGGAAAAAGGCGCTAACCGCGATTTCAGCTTCATTACACATCAGAACGGGATGTTCTCTTTTAGCGGGCTGAGTAAAGATCAGGTGATTCGCCTGCGTGAAGAGTTTGGCGTTTATGCAGTGAATTCAGGACGTGTTAACGTAGCTGGCATGACGCCAGATAATATGGCCGCCCTGTGCGAAGCAATCGTTGCGGTTTTATAAAACGATGACGTAAAAAATGGGCCTGCGGGCCCATTTTTTATTCAGATTAAAAAAGGATTACTGATACGCTCACGGCCTAAAGTGGATATTGGCCCATGACCAGGAATGAAGGTGATATTATCGCCAAGCGGCAGCAGCTTATTTTTAATGGAATCAATCAGCGCCTGGTGACTACCCTGTGGGAAATCTGTACGACCTACGCCGCCGTTAAAAATAACGTCGCCGGATATCAATAACCGCCCGGCACGGTGATAAAAAACAATATGACCGGGTGTATGGCCAGGACAGTGCAAAACTTCCAACGTCGCATTGCCAACCTGTGCCGTCTCCCCTTCTTCCAGCCAGCGATCGGGCGTAAGCGGCGCGCATTCTGCAAGACCAAACATTTGACTTTGCGTTGGCAAAGCTTCCAGCCAGAAGGCATCGAGTTTGTGCGGCCCGATAATTTCTACGCCATAATAAGCGGCCAGCTCAGCGGCGGCTCCTACATGATCCAGATGACCATGGGTGAGCAATATGGCAGTTATCGTGACCTTCTTCGCTTCAACCTGTTGTTTAATTAATTCCGCATCGCCGCCGGGATCGACCAGCGCAGCCTCAAGCGTTTCACTGCACCAAACTAACGAGCAGTTCTGCGCGAATGCCGTTACGGTAATAATATGATAATCCATAAAGCTCCATGACCCGCACAGCTGGCGGGGTTCTCTGCATTACCAGTGGCGCACCGGCCCGGTATCAATATGCACAAAGTTACTACGTGGATAATATCCTACACCACCAGCACGCATTTTTAGCGCCGCTTTGCGTATATTGCTCAGAGAAATCCCTTCAATATGAAAATCCATCGCCTGGCCAAGAGTGTGATAACTATGTTTTGCTACCCCACTGCGCTTACTTTTGCCACGCAGCATATTATTGGTGGCTAAAGAGCGATAACCGGAAATAAGCTGAATGGGTTTACGATTTTCAAGCATTGCCTGTAATCGATAAAGCTGATCGAACAGCCTGGGGTCGATATTTTTAACTTTATTTGCCCGATAATCGCGGAAAAAGTGATTCAACCGCGCCAGCTCATCCTGATCGTAACTTTGCCCATTAAAAAACTCGGTTTTCAGCGTTTCACCGGTGTGAAGATTGTTCAGCGTAAGGATACGAGGACGAGAAGTCGAAACAGAGGCAAGAGCTGAGCCTGGAAGTAGCGCAAGCCCTGCTGCCGCACCACCTAAAACCAGCAGCTTACGACGTTGTGGATCAAAATTAGCCATAAATTGCGTTTACCTGAGAAAAGAAAGCGAACCGTGCAAAAAGTACACAAGCCCGCACCTTAACCGCCACTCCGGATGACGTCAAGGTAGTAAACGGCAGTAATGTGAGGATAAACGAAAATGCAGGCGATAACCCGACTGCCAGAAATAACCGACAGTCGGGAAAAAGTTTACTGAATCAATAATTAAAGCAGGAGTTGGCCCGCCTGTGCCAGAATACGCGTGCCTGACTGCGCAGGGGTATCGTAATTGTAAATATCTGTGCGGAACTGTGTCTTACCGTCATCCGATACCCAGGCTGTGAGATAAAAGAGATTTACCGGGACATGATGGCGAACAGGAACATAACGCGTATCGCCCTGCTGTAAACTACTGGATATACGCGCCTTATCCCAGCCTGCATTCTGCAGCAGCAAATTGGCTAATTCCGAAGCCTTATTTACCCGCACGCAGCCAGAACTCAGCGCGCGAATATCTTTCTGGAAAAGATTATGGTTTGGCGTGTCATGCAAATAGATAGCATCAGAGCTGGGCATATTAAATTTAAAACGTCCCAGCGAATTATGAGCGCCAGGTGCCTGACGTATGCGATAGGGGAATGTGGCCGCTGAGACCATACTCCAGTCAATCATGCTGGGATCGATAACCTCCGCATCATTACTCCAGCCGGAAAGCAAGGTATAGCCGTGCTGATAAAGATAAGAGGGATCGCGTTTAACTTTGGGAATAATATCCTGTCGTACCAGTGTAGTAGGCACATTCCATGGCGGATTTAGCACCACATTATTTAAAGCGCTGCGCATCAGCGGCGTTTTACGGTCGGGACGCCCTACAATCACGCGGGACGATAAGATTTCATTGCCGTCCGCGTAATAGACCAGCGAATAGTTGGCGATATTCACCATGATGCCATTACGCATATCATCCGGCAGCAGGCGCAAACGCTGGATGTTCAGCGCCAGCAGCGAGGCTCGCAGCTGCGGCGACACATTAAGCCATTCGCGCGTGCGCGGACCAATTGCCCCGTCGGCTTGCAGACCCTGCCAACGCTGAAAGCGCTTTACCGCCTCAATCAGTGTGGGACCATAAATATTGTCGTTTGTCGCCACCGGTTGTGAAGAGGTGACATTGCCTGGCGCATCTGGCGTGGACGCTGGCATATCAGCCACAGGTGTTGCAGAAGGGCTTACCACAGCCAGACGATCGCTCTGTGAGGGATTGGCTGCTTCCGCATCCTCATTCGGCGCTGGCGCGTCATCCTGTGTCGACAGCATGCCGGTACGCTGCAGGATCTCCTTTAACGCCGGAACATCATCGCTGATCTGCCCGGGACGCAGCGTCTGTTTATCTTTCAGCTGCGGCCAGGGATGGTTATCCGCCAGTAACTGCTTCAGCGCATTATGCATTGGGGTATATTGAGGATGCTGCGGAACTAACGAATTTACGAAGTGGGTCAACTGCCCGGCGTCAACCGCCGCCAGCCACTGGTTAGTAACCGAAAGCGGCGGCAGCGCCATTTTGTAAGGCACGCGGCTATAGAGCCAGCTTTCACCCTGCTTCGGCACGTTAGCAACAAATTGCAGGTAACCCAGCATTGCGTCCGATAAAACAATATCGCGCGCCATACCGGTGATCTCAGGATCGGTTAATAGCTCTACCCAGCGGGTAAACTGCGGCTGAACCCCGGAAATTGCCACTTCCGCCAGCTGCTGCTGGAAGTGCTGCACCGCTTCTTTTTCCTGCCAGACAGGCTGCATCTGGCGGGCAGCGTATAAAGATGCCAGCGAGCCGGTGTAAAAAGGCTTAACGCCCTGTGGCAATGCGGCCAACATTTGCTGTTGTCCTGCAGCCGCGCTCATGGATTCACCGGCTCTTTCTACCGGCACGGCCGTAATAATTGCCGCCGCAGCGGTTGATATCTGTACCAGGCTGATTGCAACTGCCCAAGCCAGCGTTGTTTTCTTCAGTGCTTGATATTTTGCCAGCAACATCCTTGCCCCCTGCCTGCTTTGGTCCGAGGTTAATACACTCTCAGGACTGTTAATTATTATAATAAGTATATAAACGAACAACGGCATTTGTCTCAAAGAGCAAATGCCGTTGTTTAGATTAAACGCGAGGCAACCGTTTTACTACATTTATACCTGCGTTTTTTCATCCTCCGACTGGTCCTGCTCCGCCCGAGATATCGTCGCGCCTGGCAGCGGATCGGCAGAGAAACCTCTCAGGCCAACCACATGCACATGTTCCGTATTGTTGAAAACCTTACGCACCAGTTTATAGGTGGTGCCTTTTTCCGGGCTGATGTTTTCCGGGGCGGCGATAATCAACTGCATCTCCAGACGTTCGCAAAGTTCAAACAGTGTCGCGATTGATTTGGCATCAAGGCGTGCGGCCTCATCAAGGAACAACAAGCGACACGGGCTGATATCTTTGCCGCGCAGACGACGCGCCTCTTCTTCCCAGCTCTGGACGACCATAACCAGAATTGACATCCCGGTACCGATCGCTTCACCGGTTGACAGCGCGCCGCTTTCAGCACGCAGCCAGCCATCCGAACCACGGTTAACCTCAACTTCCATTTCCAGATAGTTGCGATAATCCAGTAGCTCTTCGCCGATGGTTTGCGCCGTGCGCTGTCCCATATCGATCTGTGGATTGAGTCGCTGCCAGAGTTTGGCCAGCGCCTCGGAGAAGGTCAGCCGGTTGCTGTTAAACAGATCCTGATGCTGCTCATGCTGTTCAGAGAGGACATCCAGCAGCGTCGCATGGCTTTCGCGCACGTTAACATTCAGGCGCACGCTACGCACCTGACCAAAGCTCACGCTTTGCAGGCCCTGGTTAAGCTGGCGAATACGGTTCTGTTCACGCTGAATCGTCTTACGAATAATATTGGCTACGCTACGCGAACTGATCGCCAGCATCTGTTCACGCGCGGTCAACTCTTCAGTCAGACGGCTAAGCTCAATTTCCATCTGCTCGATCGCTTCAACCGGATCGTCGGTACGAATAATATCCTGGCGGATACGCTCGCGCAGATGCTGATAAACGGCAATAAAGAACTGAATTTTACGCTCAGGACGTTTTGGATCTTCAGAAAGACGCAGCACGTCTCGCAGATGTTCATTATCGGCAACCGCCAGACGCAGCGCGCCCAGCGCTTTATCCGACATTGAGCGCAGCTCATCGCCGCCCAGATAGGCCAGTTCACGGCGATGCAGACGTCGCTCAACGCCGTTATCTTTCACCATGCGCATCACCGCGCACCAACCCGCTTTGGCGCTGACCACCTGCTCACGGCTGATATGGTAATCGCGCTCCAGACGACGCAGTTTTTTCTGCAGGCCGTCCATTTCCGCTTCACAGAACGTTAGCTGTTTTTCCAGCTGGTTGCGCCGCGAACGGTTATGGCTAAGGGCATTGTGCAGCTCATCACGACGGATTCTGGCGCGCTCTTCGGCGCTGGTATCTGCCTGGACGCCAATATCCTGCATCTCCTGCTGCAGCTCTTTCAGCATATCGCGCTTGGCATCCCAGGCGCTTTTTAACGAGGCCAGAACCTGCGAATACTGCGTTAGCCTGGCCTGATGCTCGCGCAACTGCTCACGCGCTCGCGCACGTTCCGCTTCCGCCTGCTCCAGACGCTGACGCAGTTTTTCATTCAGATCGCTGGTTCCGGTAAGCATACCGGCAGAGTCTGCATAGCCGAAATGGGCGCGGCGCTGTACTACCTCGGTAATAGCAAACGCCTGCTGGCGCGCTTCACGCTGCGTCTGCTGCGCCTGCTGATAGTCTGCTTTTAACTGCTCATGCTGTTGGGGATCGCTCTGCAGCACCGACAGCAGCGGCTCCAGGCGAGCCAGATGATTGCCATGCTGTTGTACAAAGCGCGCCGCCTCCTGCGCTTCACTCATCAGTTCACGCAGTTCTTCACAGCGATCCGCCAGCGTCTCATCAAGCAGCAGATTTACACGCGGTAACAGGCGGTTCAGCTGTGCAACGCCCTCTTTGGCCTGTTCAAACTGCTGGCGCTGCTGCTGATTTTCGCTTTCGTGCGCATTGAGGGCGCGTTCGATTTCACTACGGCGCGCATTAAGCTGACGGATTTGCGCTTCAGGATCCTCTTCGAAAGCCACCGCCAGGTGACTGCCGATAAAGCGGCTAAAGGATTGATGCAAACGCTGGGTTTTCTGCACGTCAAAAGAGAGTGTGGCGTAGGTTTCTGCCAGCTGTTCGCGTTCGGCATGCAGCAGTTCCAGCTGCTTTTCACGAGCGGCGCGACCAAACAGCGGCACTTTAGGAAAACGCGAATAACGCCACTGACGCTCTGCCACCTTGACCACGACGGCTTTTTCCAGCTCTTCCGTGCTGAAAACGCTGTCGTCAAAGGATTGCGGATCCCCTTCGATCAGGTAGAGATCTTCCGGGCACTCTTCCAGGCCATCCAGCTGCTCGCGTACCAGCGAGAGATCAGGCACCACGATGGCATGACGCGACGGGCCATACAACGCCGAGAAGTAAGGCGCATCTTCCAGGGTGACATCATCATAGATTTCCGACAGCAATACGCCGCCGAAACGCTCGGCCAGGGCGTTCAGCCGCGGATCTTCAGAACCGCCGGGCTGGCTCAAGCGCTCAATCTGCTGCTCCGCTTCACGCTTACGCGCCGCCACCTCATCGCGCTCGACTGTGGTTTCACGCTCGCGCTCCAGCAGCTGCTGCATAAACTCGGTAACCTGCTGGCTGTTTTCCAGCGGCTGCCCGGTCTGTTCGCTAAGCTGAGTCAGGATCTCCTGCGCTGCCAGCCAGTGTGGCGCACGCGCCGTCAGCTGGCTGATGCGTTCACGCAGCTGTTCCAGCTCCTGGCGCATCATCATGCGCTGCTCGCCGGCAT of Pantoea alhagi contains these proteins:
- a CDS encoding amino acid aminotransferase encodes the protein MFENITAAPADPILGLADLFRNDDRPNKINLGIGVYKDETGQTPVLTSVKKAEQYLLENETTKNYLSIDGLADFARCTQTLLFGQESAIVSAKRARTAQTPGGTGALRVAADFLATQTSAKRVWISNPSWPNHKNVFSAAGLEVCEYDYYDAENHQLDFDAMLASLRGAKAGDVVLFHGCCHNPTGIDPTAEQWAQLAQLSKASGWLPLFDFAYQGFARGLEEDAEGLRIFAACHEELIVASSYSKNFGLYNERVGAFTLVAADASVADTAFSQVKYTIRANYSNPPAHGAAVVATILGNDALRAIWEQELTDMRQRIHRMRQLFVNTLQEKGANRDFSFITHQNGMFSFSGLSKDQVIRLREEFGVYAVNSGRVNVAGMTPDNMAALCEAIVAVL
- the mukB gene encoding chromosome partition protein MukB, yielding MIERGKFRSLTLINWNGFFARTFELDNLVTTLSGGNGAGKSTTMAAFITAMIPDLTLLHFRNTTEAGSTSGSRDKGLHGKLRPGVCYSVLDVVNSRHQRVVVGVRLQQVAGRDKKVDIRPFSIHGLPTAMHPTEMLTETVGTRQARVLPLNELKDRVEAMEGVQFKQYNSITDYHSLMFELGIVARRLRSASDRSKFYRLIEASLYGGISSAITRSLRDYLLPENSGVRKAFQDMEAALRENRMTLEAIRVTQSDRDLFKHLISEATNYVAADYMRHANERRIHLDGALVLRNDLFASRKQLAAEQYRHVEMARELAEHSAAESDLETDYQAASDHLNLVQTAVRQQEKIERYEADIDELTYRLEEQNEVVAEAREVQEEKEARREAAELEVDELKSQLADYQQALDVQQTRAIQYQQALQALQRAQEICRLPELTIDNAESWQETFQAREQEATENLLMLEQKMSVAEAAHSQFEQAFELVCKIAGPVSRSEAWQTARELLRDAANQRHQAEQLPSLRMRLSEMEQRLREQYEAERLLNEFCKRQGQQYEAHELEALQHELEARIEQLSQSVADAGEQRMMMRQELEQLRERISQLTARAPHWLAAQEILTQLSEQTGQPLENSQQVTEFMQQLLERERETTVERDEVAARKREAEQQIERLSQPGGSEDPRLNALAERFGGVLLSEIYDDVTLEDAPYFSALYGPSRHAIVVPDLSLVREQLDGLEECPEDLYLIEGDPQSFDDSVFSTEELEKAVVVKVAERQWRYSRFPKVPLFGRAAREKQLELLHAEREQLAETYATLSFDVQKTQRLHQSFSRFIGSHLAVAFEEDPEAQIRQLNARRSEIERALNAHESENQQQRQQFEQAKEGVAQLNRLLPRVNLLLDETLADRCEELRELMSEAQEAARFVQQHGNHLARLEPLLSVLQSDPQQHEQLKADYQQAQQTQREARQQAFAITEVVQRRAHFGYADSAGMLTGTSDLNEKLRQRLEQAEAERARAREQLREHQARLTQYSQVLASLKSAWDAKRDMLKELQQEMQDIGVQADTSAEERARIRRDELHNALSHNRSRRNQLEKQLTFCEAEMDGLQKKLRRLERDYHISREQVVSAKAGWCAVMRMVKDNGVERRLHRRELAYLGGDELRSMSDKALGALRLAVADNEHLRDVLRLSEDPKRPERKIQFFIAVYQHLRERIRQDIIRTDDPVEAIEQMEIELSRLTEELTAREQMLAISSRSVANIIRKTIQREQNRIRQLNQGLQSVSFGQVRSVRLNVNVRESHATLLDVLSEQHEQHQDLFNSNRLTFSEALAKLWQRLNPQIDMGQRTAQTIGEELLDYRNYLEMEVEVNRGSDGWLRAESGALSTGEAIGTGMSILVMVVQSWEEEARRLRGKDISPCRLLFLDEAARLDAKSIATLFELCERLEMQLIIAAPENISPEKGTTYKLVRKVFNNTEHVHVVGLRGFSADPLPGATISRAEQDQSEDEKTQV
- a CDS encoding MBL fold metallo-hydrolase, whose translation is MDYHIITVTAFAQNCSLVWCSETLEAALVDPGGDAELIKQQVEAKKVTITAILLTHGHLDHVGAAAELAAYYGVEIIGPHKLDAFWLEALPTQSQMFGLAECAPLTPDRWLEEGETAQVGNATLEVLHCPGHTPGHIVFYHRAGRLLISGDVIFNGGVGRTDFPQGSHQALIDSIKNKLLPLGDNITFIPGHGPISTLGRERISNPFLI
- the ldtD gene encoding L,D-transpeptidase, with translation MLLAKYQALKKTTLAWAVAISLVQISTAAAAIITAVPVERAGESMSAAAGQQQMLAALPQGVKPFYTGSLASLYAARQMQPVWQEKEAVQHFQQQLAEVAISGVQPQFTRWVELLTDPEITGMARDIVLSDAMLGYLQFVANVPKQGESWLYSRVPYKMALPPLSVTNQWLAAVDAGQLTHFVNSLVPQHPQYTPMHNALKQLLADNHPWPQLKDKQTLRPGQISDDVPALKEILQRTGMLSTQDDAPAPNEDAEAANPSQSDRLAVVSPSATPVADMPASTPDAPGNVTSSQPVATNDNIYGPTLIEAVKRFQRWQGLQADGAIGPRTREWLNVSPQLRASLLALNIQRLRLLPDDMRNGIMVNIANYSLVYYADGNEILSSRVIVGRPDRKTPLMRSALNNVVLNPPWNVPTTLVRQDIIPKVKRDPSYLYQHGYTLLSGWSNDAEVIDPSMIDWSMVSAATFPYRIRQAPGAHNSLGRFKFNMPSSDAIYLHDTPNHNLFQKDIRALSSGCVRVNKASELANLLLQNAGWDKARISSSLQQGDTRYVPVRHHVPVNLFYLTAWVSDDGKTQFRTDIYNYDTPAQSGTRILAQAGQLLL
- a CDS encoding YcbK family protein, giving the protein MANFDPQRRKLLVLGGAAAGLALLPGSALASVSTSRPRILTLNNLHTGETLKTEFFNGQSYDQDELARLNHFFRDYRANKVKNIDPRLFDQLYRLQAMLENRKPIQLISGYRSLATNNMLRGKSKRSGVAKHSYHTLGQAMDFHIEGISLSNIRKAALKMRAGGVGYYPRSNFVHIDTGPVRHW